The nucleotide sequence TTAATAGTCATATGAATGAGGTCTAGAGAGAGTAAGATGTACGCAAACCTCATAAATAAGATCTGGAGAGGGAAAGATGCACGCAAACCTCATAAATGAGGTCTGGAGGGGGTACAATGCACGCAAACCTTGCTCCAACTTTGGGCATAGAACAATagtgatacaagccaaattggcTCCACTCTTTTGGGATCAAACCTTAGGACCCACAACTTGATCATCCTAGGGAAGTACATACATGATTGGAAGATACCTTTGATGAAGTCATCCGAGGGAGTAATGAGCAACATCGCATTCGGCTAATAGCTTGGGCCCCGGGAGAGCATAGGGGCCAATATAGGGCCAATTAGCATTGTGTTTGGctcttgggtcacttttgggcccaagttgcatttagggtcacttttggaccCAAGTTGTAATAAGTGCCCTTTGGACTATAAATAGCTTGGACTTTAGGGTAGTTGATGAATGATGATTTTGAATGTAAGTTGACACTTGAAGAGTGTTTTTATTGAACTTGTTGGGAGCTTATTGGTTGTTTAGAAACGTGGGTTGCTCAGGATTTCATTCCCGTGAGGTCTACGTAAGAGGTTGGTGTTTATTGGTAATCGATAGGAAGATCTTAGTTTAATATACCCTTCGGTTGTCCTCTCTTTATCAATTTGTATCAATCTATCTGTCCTTTACTTTATTTTCTCGTTTTCCATTGTTTCCTTTGTTTTCGTGTCTTTTCCGTTTTCGTATTTTACTCTCGTATCAAACAGGGACAGGACAGATAATAGACACTAACATTTCAATTCTTAATTATAAGTAACAACAAATTGTCTAATTCAGTTAAGAACAGCATGGTCTAATTTAGTTTTCAATGTGCTCATGGGCTCTTGTAGGGTGGGATTAATAGGAAAGAGCATGCATTGAGCATATTGTGCCATTAGTTGATCAACAAGCACCATAGCTACCATGGCCTCCACAACTGGAACAGCTGCAACACCAAAGATATTGTGACATTAGTTAAACAAGAACCATACTAATTGATCAGTGCAAACATTAGGTGGGTCCAGAATTTTGATACGATGGGTTCAATCTTTATGTTCTTATCACTGACTTATTACACTTACAAAATTATCGATTCAGTGTACTACTACGATAATAACAGATCCAGTACAAtctcacaagtggggtctggaaagggtaagatgtacgcagatTTTACCTCTAGCACTATAGGGTAGACATGTTTCCAATAGATCCTCGgcttaaaagaaaagaattctacattttatgaaaaattgagTTGTGTAGTATAACAACACACTTTATGAAAAATTCTGCGTCCGCCACTGTGCCGAGAGACATAATTTGAAAACTTACCTCGTGGGGCAACACATGGTTCTTGGCGGCCAGGAAATATGAGTTCTGTCTCATGTTTGTCCCTAGTCACTGTTTTCTGCTTCTTCTGCATAAGCATGAAAACAAAGTATGACAACCTTTTTATATAGGAATAAGGCACAAGTACCTCCTAACTATGTCCGAAATTCTAGTGATATATCTAAACTTTACAGGGTCTTACTACCGCTAaactcatttttttatatttttgtgctccttttgtgctgacgtggaTGTCAAGTAGCAGAATGTTTTGTGCTCCTTCTGTGTTGACTTGGCAGCCACTTCAGcacaaaaggagaagaaaaaatgaGTTTAAGAGGGTAGTAGGCCCCCCGTAAAGTTTAGGTGTGTCACTGGAATTTCGAGTGTAGTTTGGGGTACTTCTGCCTTATCTCTTTTATATAACTAAATGAGAAAATAACCAATTACTCCCCTAAACTATAtccaaaaaggctatgacacacccAACTtaaagggtcctattacccctgaactatttaaaagtgtaattttgatacccttagtgcctatgtggcataTACGtagcacacacgtgtgcctacatgGACACTTCAGTTTGTTGTGTCACGTATGTGtcatgtaggcactaagggtgtcaaaattgcACTTTTAAATAagtcaggggtaataggaccccctttaagttgaggtgtgtcatagcctttttgggtatagttcaggaggtaattgggtattatctctaactaaattaaagtaattaaacTCTACCGATTATAACAGTAAAGTTGCTAAACTTTACCCGCTATAATAGTAAAGTCATGAAACTATTTGTTGCTTCATATTCTGTCGCTAGACCAAGAACACACTCTGTTAATTGGTTCCCAAGTCGTATTTCTTATATGTTTATTGGATTTATCAATTCAAATACAGGATCTGCGCAAAAGTTATTGAGTTTTTCGGGAACTCTATTTCCGATGTACCTAGATCCACCCTTCTTCGTTTTCCTATTCCTAGGTTTGTAAAGTCTCCCTCATCATATACCCTAAATACACCCTTGATTACCAGTAATGTGACAAATGATAGGTTTATGACTTTTAGTATTATGGTGGGTGACTTCAGTTACTTGAATGTAACAAACTAGttttgcaattttatttttagtatagtgaAGTTAATGATCGTGAaaagggagccttggagtaacagGTAAATTCGCTTtcatgtgaccagaaggtcaAAGCCTTGGAAACAGTTTCCTACAAAAATGCATGGCTGCGCataatagatccttgtggtcggGCCCTTCCCCAGACCCTGCGTATAacaggagctttagtgcattgGGCTGCCCTTTTAGTTAAGTTAATGATCTTACGCGACGGCTAcaagaataaaaaggaaaagaaagacaaaatacGAACATTGATTGTTGGTGTTGGCTTGAAAGCTATTTTCATGCTAAtaatctctccattagatattccACCCTGTACATAAAAGAGCACCGAAGTTAATTTCACGTATGATCACTAAACTTTATCCATAACAACGATAAAAGAACAAAACTAACTAAACTGTAAATCCACAACAGTAAAATCAAACTTAACATTACAATAGTAAGAAGAGTCACAAACTTCTTTTTTCGCTTTAGAATAACTGAACTTTACCTACTGTAACTGTAAAGTCGCTAAATTTTACCTAGTATAACGACAATGCTACCCATCGAGCTGACTTCAGTTGTTGTCGTGGTAAAATTTGTGTCGTTATTGTTATAGTAGATAAAGTCCAGTTACTTTAAAGTGACAAAAAACAATTTTATGACGCGATGGTAATCCCTCGGCTGCATGTATACTGAACCTGAATTCCACCAGACCGGTTAGTTTTCGTCCTGATTCTGCCATTCTCATCAATATAGAACTCATCGTTATGCTCGCTACCAATCATACAAGATCCTACAGAGTATGTAAATTTATCGATTTTAGGTGGACATagatgaggaaaaaaaaaaagggcagcccggtgcactaaggCTATCGCAGGGCTAGAAAGGGCCCGACCACAAGGATCTCTTGTACGcagcctcaccttacatttctgtaaggggctatttccaaggcttgaacccgtgacctcctggtcacatggcagtaACTTTACCAACTACTCTAAGAAAAAACTAGACATAGACATAGATGTCCTCACATGGACATAGATgagagggaaagaaaaaaattgaaaacttgcTAAATCCAGAAATCAATATTTGTTCACTCAAAAGTGAGAATAAATTTCTAATGGCTATGCAAAGTCAAATTAATTTTTCTCTCTGTCTCAGTTTATGTGACACTTTTTAGCTTCTCGAGATTCAAATTATGTGAACTTTGACTGATATCATCGTATTGACGTAAGGAATTGCATCCTTTATGATACTTGCCGTGTAGTTTTTGAATATCTAGAAGAGGgaccttggagtaactggtaaagttgttatcTTGtggaccaggaggtcacgggttcaagcttaGGAAACAGCCTCTAGcggaaatgcaaggtaagactgcgtataatacacccttgtggtggggccctttcccGAACTCTGTGCATAACGGGAGCTTTAGTACACCGGGCtacctttttttagtttttgaatatctaaaggTTGATCTAATCCTATGTAGTTTCGAAGATTAATCAAATTGACTCTCGATGAACAAgaagtgtcatataaattggggGGACGGAAGGAGTTCCAAACTAGGAAGTTACCTGCAAATCCACTACCAAACTCAAATCCTATACTTGCTGGCACTGACACAACAGCTTTAGCTAGGTCAGCTGAAAGTTTATCAAAAACTGGCGAACCAAGACCCTAAACAAACAAAAATGAGCAAACTGAAGTATTTTACATGAACCACGTTAAAACTTCGTGCTTGGTACGAAGAAAGTCATTGTTTAAAGaaacattttccatgaaaaacGTCATTTTCTAGTGTTCGGTATGACATAAGTCATTTTTCGAAGAATACACTTTCCATCGAAGGAGGGAAAATGACTTCTTCCTTTACGACTATCTTACCTATAACGCCACTTCATACTACGTGCTCCAACTAACATTCATATGAATCTTTACGAAAAATAGTTTTAACTAAACATCAGATGATATGTTCAATAGAAAATGACTTCagtcataccaaacacactctaCGTACTTCTCTGGTTTTTCTTATTTAGAGTTGAGAAGGTGACCGGAGGAGAGCTTACCCGAGGCACATTTCTGACAATGCAAGTAACAATACCTCCTGCGGAATCTCCACTCTCTCGTACAGCATCAATGGCAGCAATCATTTTTTCTGCATACTCTGGATTTGGGCATCTCACAATATTACTCTCTACCTGACAATATTTACACTTGAGAAACTAATTTGATCAACAAAAAGCATCAAGGTGTAACCAATGAATACAACAAAAGTCGCCTTTCAAACAAAGGCGAAGCCAGGAATTGAACTATTGTTTTTTCGCGAGTTTCACACCTCAACTATCGGTGGTTCCCTTTTCCTGCCTGAATTATCATCATCTATGTATTAAAACACACCCCAACTATCAGTTGTTCCATTTTCCTACCTGAACTATCAGTCTATCACCATCGCTCAGGTAGGAAAGGGTACCAACATTtaattttggtgtgttttaatACATAGATGGTGATGGCTCGGGTGGGGGAAATGGAACAACTAATAGTCTGGCTATGAAACTCGCGAAAAAAAAAGATAGTTCACATATGTTTTCGACcattaactcaaaataaaatgtGTCGAAGCTTGTGGACCTGATCAAGCGTTAGTGTATCATAATCAACTAAATCTTCAGGAAGCACTACTTTGTGAACTCGAGAAGTATAAGCAAGAACCTGCAATTCAAAACATGATGTGCAGGTAGTTATAGGTCATGTAAATATGTGGTGATACATCATTTATCATACTCACcgttgtttcaatttgtttgtctgattttgacTTGATATGAGGCTTAAGAAAGTATAAAACACTAATCTTGCGATCTTAAACTTTAATCTTATGGTTTTAAACATGGCACGTAAAAGGAAAAGAGgatattctttttgaaatggactaaagagggaagtaagacaaacaaatgagataagcatctagtacccccttgaactatgaccaaatttgctacgacacactccaacttcgcGGGTGCCCACacccctgaactaaattttagcatatttttgtcaagtTTTTAGCTGATGCAGCACATAGCAGTTCTTCACACGCCTTAGGTGTTTAACTTCATGCAAGGTGCCACATCAGCACAAAAGAGTGACAAAAGTATGCTAAAATTGATtttaggggtaataggaccccgtgAAGCTGGAGTGTGTCGTAGTAACTTTGGCCATAGTTCAGGagggtactggatgcttatctccaaacaaattgaaacgaagGACGAACCATATTACCTCAGTACCAGAAAATTGCTTCAGAATTTTCTTAGCAATTGCTCCAGCAGCAACTCTCCCAATTGTTTCTCTGGCAGAAGATCTGCCTCCACCCTGTGTTTCCCATTAACAACATGAGACAATCCCACAAGAACAACTacaacctatgttgctcggattcTTCAAACGTGCTGACGAGTGCGTGTCAGATcttccaaaaatagtgtattttttaaggatccgacacgggtgcggcaacttttttggagagtccgagcaacttagactACAACAATGACATACCAGTGGGGTCTAGGGatggtaaagtgtacgcagataGACTGTTACCAAAAGACCATTTAAACAATTGTAAATAATTTGAGTTCATCACCTCTATAGATCTCAAGCCATATTTGAAGTCATAAGTTGCATCTGCATGTGAAGGTCTATAAACTTTTGACATTTCACTATAGTCCTGAGAAATCCAAGAATGAGtcaatttttatttcagttaAAATCTTGTAAGTACAATCAAACCTCTCTATAACAACGTCGTTTGTCCTGATATCTTTTGGCTTCCATAGTGAAATGTTGTTATAGAGAACATATAATTCAACATATAACATGAAACATCGATTCTAAAAAGAACTTGGCCATTATAATAAAATGTTGGTATAAAAAATGATTGTTATTGAAAGATCTAACGGTATTGAACCAATATATTTCAGTATATAAAAAATGTAGATTAATCAATTTACTTACACTCCCTCTTGTATTTGTGTTGAACACCTCTACTTTAATAGGTGATCCTGTAGTTAGCCCTACATTTAATACAAAAAAGTTAAATCAAACATTAGTAATATCAAACCTTATAGTCTAGTGGTATCGATGTGagtcttaaaaaaaaaaaaaatcttttttcaaaaaataagtaatttcttgtgtttgattgcctaaaaatattttcctagaaagtGTATCATTACTTTAACTGACATTTAAAcattattatcaatatcaaaaaaaaaaaaaggcagacCGGTTGCATTCCTCATTGACACCTCACGTCGCATGAGTCTGGCCAGCCCAAAAGGGCCGGTCAGGTCCAAGGCGAGCGCGGTCTTCagattatcaatatcaaatataCTGAAAAGATCTCATCAAAACACTATCCCCATTGTTGATATTGATACAAGTCTTTAGTATATGCTCTTTTTTTGGAAAGTATTTTCTGCTCTCCAGCCAAACACTGGAATATTTtgcgaaaaaatatttttcaaaacatttcctCGTACCATAATACAACCTAAGAAGTTGTATCTAACCATCAGTAATTCCAGAAGATATTTGGCATGCATCTGCTTCTTCTCTTGGAGTGGTGCCTTTGTTTTGACCTGGCCTCCTAAGTGCAACAATAGCATGGATCCATATAGTTAGTTACAGTTGGACCTTTCACAAATATTAGCCTTtttgatcaacaacaacaacatatatatgCATAGTGTAGCTATATATATGTGTGGGTTTGGAGAGGGTCGTGTTTAGCAGACCTTACACccagaggcggagccaggattttggCTTAGGGGTTTAAAATCGGAAGAAAAACTCACCGATGGAGGTTCAACATCTATAAGATGTACATAAAAATCCTTTTAATCTTGTATTAAtggtataatttttcgtcgaaggagGTTAGGACGAACCCTCTATTGCTAGGTTGGCTCTGCCGCTTACACggaggtagaaaggttgtttttgaTACACTCTCGGCCTGTCTAGCCAAAAGTGTAAAATCAATTGctataatacataaataagacCTTTAACTTGGCTTTAATTTTCATATATGCTCTCCAACTTTGGGTGCatacaagtagacacttaaacttgtataaagttgaacaagtagacatgTGTGTCCTATGTAGCATCCTACGTGGCAATTCATATCCTGCATGTATTATGCCACATAAGACGCTTGTGTCTACTTGCTcaactttatataaatttaaatgttTACTTGTATACACCCAAATTGCGGGTCATATATGTGAACCGAGGCCCTTTAAAGGGCATGCTTATATATTATGTCTTATTCTTTGGTTTCCTTATCCAATGTGAGAATCTTGGAATTCTTTGATACCTATCTTAGAAAGTGTTTTTCAAAACGAACTTTTGATGGGAAGCAGTTGTTAGATGGATAGATTTAGAAAATACTTTTTAGCTACAATTAGTGTTTGATTAagtttttaaaaagtgattttaaatgtatttttttcaaacGTAACTTTTCAAAATGCACTTTTGGAGAaaaattgttctttttttttggtttctaaaAAGTTTGATAAGACaccttattttcttaaaataagcaCTTCTCAAAGAAAAGGAATTACCACTTTTGGCCTTCCAAAAAAACTTGGCAAAATAGAGTACTAATTTTAATCATTGTgattaggggtgggcatggtatgatATGATACGATATTTAAATCTTTGGTATAGTAATTTaggtatttaatttttaaaaatatataccaTCACCATACCAAATTAATATGGTTCGATTTTTTGAAATTCGATTTTGGTATTTTACGATATGGTAAATCGACAACCATGGTTTGTTCAACTTTGAccatatatattcatataataGAATATTATGACTTCGACTTTTCGAGAAAAAATTCGTTTGCATCATACTAACACATTGCACATGTAGAAATATACGTTCAAAAGAAAGTACAAACAACTCCTCGAtcaattacattaaaaaaaatattttaatcaagaTAGAATAGTCAAAGTTTCATCGTCTAAATATTTAATTACATACTAACACTAGGTTGTATATTTGTTagtttaataataatatattattatttatgtaactatatatttCAGTATGATATTCGATATTTTGATATGTTATTTGTAAATACCAAATAtagtactgaatactaaaaaaatttaaaatgtatatcaAACACCATAACATAAGAGGTTATTTTTGTTTATCTATGACTAAACTTAATGGACCAAAACTATTTTAAGTGAATAATTATAGACTATATTGAGCATACCCTCAAACATAAAGGACCAATTTGTCATTTACTCTACTAAATGACCACACACATTACTTCTATTGAACTTCACTtaaatcctttttcttttgaataactTAACAAATCCTCCTCCTTTTTCCTCTATAATTCAACATTTTCAAGATtattaacaacaaaatcaaaGTATTATTTCCAGATCTACTActataattcaaccttccaatTCAGGTAATTCATTAATCTcctctttaattttcattttgcTATTTCCAAATTGCCCTATACCAAAATGCACAT is from Capsicum annuum cultivar UCD-10X-F1 chromosome 5, UCD10Xv1.1, whole genome shotgun sequence and encodes:
- the LOC107870325 gene encoding chorismate synthase 2, chloroplastic-like isoform X2; translation: MAASLCIVPSLYFSSQPYKRFEIKAAGNTYGTFFRATTFGESHGAGIGCVVDGCPPRLPLSEADIQLELDRRRPGQNKGTTPREEADACQISSGITDGLTTGSPIKVEVFNTNTRGSDYSEMSKVYRPSHADATYDFKYGLRSIEGGGRSSARETIGRVAAGAIAKKILKQFSGTEVLAYTSRVHKVVLPEDLVDYDTLTLDQVESNIVRCPNPEYAEKMIAAIDAVRESGDSAGGIVTCIVRNVPRGGISNGEIISMKIAFKPTPTINKKQKTVTRDKHETELIFPGRQEPCVAPRAVPVVEAMVAMVLVDQLMAQYAQCMLFPINPTLQEPMSTLKTKLDHAVLN
- the LOC107870325 gene encoding chorismate synthase 1, chloroplastic-like isoform X1 produces the protein MAASLCIVPSLYFSSQPYKRFEIKAAGNTYGTFFRATTFGESHGAGIGCVVDGCPPRLPLSEADIQLELDRRRPGQNKGTTPREEADACQISSGITDGLTTGSPIKVEVFNTNTRGSDYSEMSKVYRPSHADATYDFKYGLRSIEGGGRSSARETIGRVAAGAIAKKILKQFSGTEVLAYTSRVHKVVLPEDLVDYDTLTLDQVESNIVRCPNPEYAEKMIAAIDAVRESGDSAGGIVTCIVRNVPRGLGSPVFDKLSADLAKAVVSVPASIGFEFGSGFAGSCMIGSEHNDEFYIDENGRIRTKTNRSGGIQGGISNGEIISMKIAFKPTPTINKKQKTVTRDKHETELIFPGRQEPCVAPRAVPVVEAMVAMVLVDQLMAQYAQCMLFPINPTLQEPMSTLKTKLDHAVLN